A single region of the Cucumis melo cultivar AY chromosome 3, USDA_Cmelo_AY_1.0, whole genome shotgun sequence genome encodes:
- the LOC103501335 gene encoding conserved oligomeric Golgi complex subunit 2 — MADLIPPPHRSANDLFSDPLDSHPLWFKPNLFLSPNFDSESYISELRTFVPFDTLRSQLHSHLSALNRELIDLINRDYTDFVNLSTKLVDVEAAVVRMRAPLVELREKIEQFRASVEFSLSALQNGLRQRSEAASAREVLELLLDTFHVVSKVEKLIKELPSAPADGSNGTTNLTDNSGLSNGASLPHMENGTNLRETQSMLLERISSEMNRLKFYIAHAQNLPFIQNMDKRIQSASLLLDTSLGHCFVDGLAHHDENAIYNCLRAYAAIDNTTSAEEIFRSTVVSPAIHKVIPHKVSGMDAGSSDDDLENDYKQMKQYIDKDCKFLLEISATENSGLHVFDFLANSILKEVLSAIQKAKPGAFSPGRPTEFLKNYKSSLDFLAYLEGYCPSRSAVAKFRAASVYNEFMKQWNIGVYFSLRLQEIAGALDSSLSAPILTPVQTSSSGRVNNEDLTLKQSVTLLDCLTACWRDDVLVLSCSDKFLRLSLQLLSRYSNWLSSGLAARNTGTGSHPGSEWAVAATPDDLIYIIHDLGYLSTVVTGNFLETILQLLSSCTVDVLDSVKQSILHGGKSLYNLMPKVIGAIVASLVEKSVEDLRQLKGITATYRMTNKPLPVRHSPYVSGLLRPLKVLLDGDRASTFLTMETRTALLTDAVTEITSRYYEQAADLVSLARKTDSSLQKIRQGVQRRAGASSDVSDHNISDTDKICMQLFLDIQEYGRNLSSLGVEAASIPTYLSFWHLVAPSDKQSSISF, encoded by the exons ATGGCGGATCTGATTCCACCACCACACAGATCGGCCAACGACCTCTTTTCCGATCCACTTGATTCTCATCCTCTCTGGTTCAAGCCTAACCTATTCCTCTCCCCCAATTTTGATTCCGAGTCCTACATTTCTGAGCTTCGAACATTTGTCCCATTTGACACCCTCCGATCTCAGCTCCACTCTCATCTTTCCGCTCTCAACCGTGAGCTCATTGATTTGATCAATCGTGACTATACCGATTTTGTAAACCTGAGCACAAAGCTTGTCGATGTGGAAGCGGCAGTCGTGCGAATGCGAGCTCCTTTGGTTGAACTCAGGGAGAAAATTGAGCAATTCAGGGCTTCCGTCGAGTTCTCTCTCTCAGCTTTGCAAAATGGATTGCGGCAGAGATCAGAGGCAGCATCAGCCAGAGAGGTCTTGGAATTGTTGCTTGATACATTTCACGTCGTGTCGAAG GTTGAAAAACTAATCAAGGAGCTTCCAAGTGCTCCTGCTGATGGCTCAAATGGAACTACGAATTTAACAGATAATAGTGGATTAAGTAATGGTGCTTCTTTACCACACATGGAGAACGGAACAAATCTTAGGGAAACACAAAGCATGCTCTTGGAAAGAATTTCCAGTGAAATGAACCGGCTAAAATTTTACATTGCTCATGCACAG AATCTTCCCTTCATTCAAAATATGGACAAGAGGATTCAGAGTGCCAGCCTTTTGTTGGACACAAGCTTGGGACATTGTTTTGTTGATGGACTTGCACATCACGATGAAAATGCTATTTACAACTGCCTACGTGCCTATGCTGCTATAGATAACACCACAAGTGCAGAGGAAATTTTTCGCAGTACTGTTGTATCACCAGCAATTCATAAAGTTATTCCTCATAAAGTTTCTGGCATGGACGCTGGATCATCTGATGATGATTTGGAGAATGATTACAAGCAAATGAAGCAATATATTGATAAAGACTGCAAGTTTTTGTTAGAAATATCTGCTACAg AAAACTCAGGACTACATGTATTTGATTTCTTGGCTAATTCAATCCTGAAAGAGGTTCTCTCTGCTATCCAAAAGGCAAAACCAGGTGCATTTTCCCCAGGGAGACCTACTGAATTCTTGAAGAACTACAAGTCGAGCCTTGATTTCTTGGCATACTTGGAAG GCTATTGTCCATCCAGATCTGCTGTTGCTAAATTTCGAGCAGCATCTGTATATAATGAGTTCATGAAGCAATGGAATATCGGTGTTTATTTTTCTCTGAG GCTTCAGGAAATAGCTGGAGCTTTGGATTCGTCACTGTCAGCACCTATTCTAACCCCTGTACAAACTTCATCTTCTGGCCGGGTAAACAATGAGGATCTAACGTTAAAGCAGAGTGTAACGCTTTTAGACTGCCTGACAGCATGCTGGAGAGATGATGTTCTCGTCCTTTCTTGTTCTGACAAGTTTCTTCGTCTATCTTTGCAGCTCCTTTCAAG ATACTCTAACTGGTTGTCATCTGGTCTAGCTGCCCGTAACACGGGTACAGGCTCCCATCCAGGTTCTGAATGGGCTGTAGCAGCTACCCCCGATGATTTAATATAT ATAATCCATGACCTTGGTTATCTATCCACGGTCGTAACTGGTAACTTCTTGGAAACTATACTTCAGCTCCTATCGTCATGCACCGTAGATGTTCTTGATTCAGTAAAGCAGAGCATTTTACACGGTGGAAAATCATTGTATAATTTAATGCCCAAAGTTATTGGTGCCATAGTTGCTTCACTGGTTGAGAAGTCTGTTGAG GACTTGAGACAGCTGAAGGGTATTACAGCAACATACAGGATGACCAATAAACCACTACCTGTAAGGCATTCACCCTATGTATCAGGGTTGCTACGCCCTCTGAAG GTGTTATTGGATGGAGACAGGGCATCTACTTTTTTGACAATGGAAACAAGGACTGCACTGTTGACCGATGCTGTGACTGAGATTACTTCACGTTATTATGAGCAAGCAGCTGATCTTGTTAGCTTG GCCAGGAAAACAGATTCGTCACTCCAGAAAATTCGGCAGGGAGTACAAAGACGAGCTGGAGCAAGCTCAGATGTTTCAGACCATAACATTTCCGACACTGACAAGatttgcatgcaactctttcTCGATATTCAG GAGTATGGTCGCAACCTTTCATCCCTAGGGGTTGAAGCAGCGAGTATTCCAACATACCTCTCATTTTGGCACTTGGTTGCTCCTTCAGACAAGCAAAGCTCCATTAGTTTCTGA